A genomic window from Lotus japonicus ecotype B-129 chromosome 1, LjGifu_v1.2 includes:
- the LOC130729005 gene encoding uncharacterized protein LOC130729005 yields MGRWWLKVAVVVAIVAALWRTWNSNGSWDKEAALKWMSEWSERLGVWAIPLFISLHTLSIALCLPSAIFLETGASILFGFFPSVLCVFSAKILAASLSFWIGRLVFRNSTSAMDWARRNKYFILLSKGVERDGWKFVLLARFSPVPSYIINYTLAATEVGFVLDFLLPTIIGCVPMILQNTSIGSLAGAAYATASGSKKSQIWSYVFPMVGILSSILISLRIKKYSTQVSLDKSNTVD; encoded by the exons ATGGGGCGGTGGTGGCTGAAggttgcggtggtggtggcgatagtggCGGCGTTATGGAGAACCTGGAATTCGAACGGATCATGGGATAAGGAAGCAGCGCTGAAATGGATGAGTGAATGGTCAGAGAGATTGGGGGTTTGGGCAATTCCTCTCTTCATCTCCCTCCACACTCTCTCCATCGCTCTCTGTTTGCCTTCTGCTATCTTCCTCGAAACCGGCGCTTCCATCCTCTTCGGCTTCTTCCCTTCCGTTCTCTGTGTCTTCTCCGCCAAGATCCTCGCCGCCTCTCTCTCCTTCTGGATCGGCAG GTTAGTGTTCCGAAATTCGACCTCAGCAATGGATTGGGCTCGAAGAAACAAGTATTTTATTCTCCTTTCTAAAGGAGTTGAGCGAGATGGGTGGAAATTTGTTCTTCTTGCCCGCTTCTCGCCGGTTCCGTCTTATATCATTAACTATACCTTAGCTGCTACTGAAGTTGGGTTCGTCTTGGATTTTCTTCTTCCCACCATCATTGGATGTGTCCCTATGATCTTGCAGAATACATCCATTGGAAGCCTTGCAGGTGCTGCTTATGCTACAGCCTCTGGCTCTAAGAAATCTCAAATTTGGTCTTACGTTTTTCCTATGGTTGGAATTTTATCTAGCATACTTATTTCTTTGAGGATTAAAAAGTATTCAACCCAAGTTTCATTAGACAAAAGTAACACTGTAGATTAG